The genomic region CTAAGTCGATCCAGTTTGGCAATAACTAAAGTGTCTTTAATTTCCGGCCTGCTCAATGGCGGCGATCAGCTGAGGCCGGTTGTTCTTTTTCCCGCTCTCTACTTCGATGTATTCACTGGTAATCTTCTCTCCTTTCAGGAAAGCAGCAACAGCATACTGCTGAGCTTCCAAGCCCAATCCACTTGCCCTTGCTTAGCAGTACTAACCCGGTAATAGGCTATATATTTTTTATTACCCATAGTTTTCTGATTGCAAGTATTGAATTATCCCATCTAGCTTATAAAGCAGTTCCTGGGTAGTGATACTAATAACCCCTTGTTGCTTTTCTGCTTCCAACTTCCCGAGCAAACAATAATGAAGGTGTTTAATTTCTGCTAAATCCAGAGATGCATTAAATTTGATATCCTTGTCGCCTGGTTGGATGTAGTAGAAATTCATAAGATCCGGAATATATATAGGATAAAAGTACGCTATTTAACTCATTTTACAAATCATAAACGCTCGTTTATGATTTGTAAAACTAGTAATTTCTCCTTATTTTTAGTTCAAGATGGAGAAAAAGTATGTTGCTTATTACCGGGTAAGTACTGCCAAGCAAGGAGCCTCGGATTAGGCCTGGAGGCGCAACAATACGCCGTGGCTAGTTTTTGAAAGGACAAAAAGATTACCAGTGAATACGTCGAAGTAGAAAGTGGTAAGAAAAACAACCGGCCGCAACTGATCGCGGCCATTGAACAGGCCCGAAAAATTAAAGCTACTTTAGTTATTGCCAAACTGGATCGGCTCAGCCGGAACGCTTCTTTCATTTTTACTTTGAAGGATAGCGGGGTTGATTTCGTTTGTGCCGATATGCCCGATGCGAATACTTTAACGATTGGCATCTTCGCGGTACTGGCCCAGCACGAACGGGAGTTGATCAGCAGCCGAACCAAGGCCGCACTCCAAGCGAAGATTGCCCAGGGTGCCAAATTAGGGAAACCGGAAAACTTAACCTATCAGGATCGGGTTGCTGGCGCTCGGGCATTAAAAGAGAAAGCAAGTACGAACCATAATAATAAAAGAGCGGCCGCCATGATCGAGCTTTACCGTTCCAAAGGTTTGAGTTGGCTGGCCATTGCTGGTAAATTAAATGAAGCTGGCTTCCGAGCTAGCCGGGGTGGGAGTTTCAGGCGGTCCAGGTGCAAAGAATTTATCAACGTATATTACCATCTAGCCGGTCAAATAGCCGGTTGGTATATAAACAAGGAATCTAATGAAAAACCTAATTGTAATTATAAGTGCGCTTTTTATTGGCGCTACTACTTCTGGCCAAATACTAAAGCCGGTACATGGTCTTATGCCGGAAAAAACGGCAAATAAGGAAGGTATTATTTATATGAAAGCCATCATTGAGCCGGGATGGCATATCTATTCCCAACAGGTGGCAAAAGGAGGGCCGGTAAAAACTGGTTTTACTTTCAATCCTTCCAAAGCATATAAGTTGGTGGGTAGTCCCCAAGAACCAAAACCAGTCACTACGTTGAAAAAGTATTCAACATGCAAGTCAGCTATTTTTCTAACTCGGTTATATTCCAGCAAAAGGTTCAATTTACGAATTCTCCGGTAGTAGTTACAGGTAGTATCGAATACATGGCGTGCAACGACCAGAAATGTTTGACTCCGGAAGAGGTAGATTTAGTATCCCCCTTAAATAGGCTATTCTTCAAATTTTCACAACGCATGAAGTTATAAAGGATAAAGAATAGTGATATAAAGTTGTCAATTCGACAACTCGTTGTTATCTTTGTCGTATACGCCAGTAATACCATAGAAGCATCAATGAATGTTATTAGTTATCCAACCATTAAGGCCTACTTTGAACAACACGCTGCTGCTAAAGCTTATTTGTTAGATTGGTATTATACCACTAAAAAAGCCACTTGGAACAATGTAAATGAAATGCGGCAGATTTCCCTAGTGCAGAAATGGTGGTAGATAGCAAAGTTGTTTTCAATATAAAAGGCTAATGATTTTCGCCTAGTTGCTATTGTGTTTTTCCGAGTTAAAAGAGTTCAGGTAATATGGATTGGAACTCACGCGGAGTATGATAAAATAAAAATAAAAGACCTTTAAAAAAGGTTTTTAGAGTACTAAATTGACTTTACAACATCTTAACGCCCTTTTAGAGATGGAAACAAAATTAATTCACAACGAAGCGGAATATCAGGCAGCATTGAAAAGAATCCGGAACTGGAGAGCCGGAGAAAGGAAGCCCGGAAGATGAAGAAGCAGAAATTTTAACCATGCTGCTGGTTAAATTCGAAGAAGAAAATTATCCGGCAGAAGAACTTGATCCTATTGAGTACCTGAAAACCAGAATGGAAGTTTTAGGGTTAGCGCAAAACGACTTAGTGCCCTACTTTGGAAACAAAGGAAACGTTTCCAAGGTGTTAAACCGCAAACGCCCCTTAAGTCTGCAAAACATCAGAGCCTTAAAAAAAGGGCTAGGATTGTCTGCTGATGTTCTAATATCTGGTTCTGATTATGCGATGTCAGCCTAGTGTGACCTAAATTGATCTCCAAGCCTCTTAGAAATAAGGGGCTTTTTATTATTTATCTTTTTTAGATAAAGCCCCATTCTTCAAACTCATCTCATAAATAAAAAATTAACGATGATTTTTGAGATGGTCTTATGACACACAAATCCAACAAAAAAGACCTGGCAGAACCAAGCCTTTCTCTATATCATTTTTCCGTCGTGGCTGTTGCACAACTACCTGATTAATGGTAGCCGTTAAGAAGTTACCAATTAATCTTTGATGTTATGCAAGGCAGAAGGTATTTGCCGAGGAGAAGGGCTGCTCTTCTCCCTCTCGGCGCACGTGCCGGAACACACTTTACCGACGGTTGAAACAAGAGGTGGATCTGGATTTTCTCTACGAACTACCCAGCCCTATTTCGGGCGTTGTGGCCAACAGTCGATTGACCCGGTAGTTTCTTTAAGCTCTGCTTAGTGGTACCTGGAGAATATGTCTCGGACCGCCAGCTTATCGAACATTGCAGCCTGCGACTGGACCTGCTTTACTTTCTGGACTATCACTTAGACGAGCCCTTGCCCTGGCACTCCCCGGTGAGTCGTGCCCGTCAGCTCTATCCCGAGGCCCTGTTTGAATCGTTGTTTGATAAAGTTTTCGCTTGTGTGTCGAGAAAGGCATGGTAGTCGGTCGTAGGCAGGCCATCGACTCGCACCGGTCAAGGCTAATGCTTCCATGGACAGCCTGCTTCTAAAGCAACCGGCTGGGTCTGCGAAAATGTATGTGATCAGATAACATAGAGAATAGTTCAGCCGCCGAAGAGTCAAATAAAATAAAAACAGCAAACCAGAGCAATTTATTTCTGCTCCCGAGCATCAATTAAGAAAGCTGAAAAAGCACCAAGATCAGCTAAAAGAATCTCCTAAAGGTTTGGGAGGCAATTACGAGAAGGCCCGGCTGGTAAGTAATAAAACTCACTATAGTCCTACTGATGGGGATGCCGTATATCGGTCAAACAGGTAAGGCTAGAAAGCTCAATTATCATTGCAGTCTGGCGGTAGATACAGCCAAGGCGTCATCAGCCATGTGCAGGCCGACTTGGCGGATGGTAGAGATAGCCAGTATCTGCCCGCTATTACCTTAAATTGCACGGCGGTTATAGACAATGAGCTGCTTCTACAGGAGTTGTTGGCCGATAGTGGGTATTCTAATGGAAGCAACTACTCCTTTTTAGAGCAAAGAAGATAATCGGCTGGATACCCGTGTTTGGCCAGTACAAACCGGAAATTGAAGGCTTCCCTTACAATCAACAGCAGGACCAGTTCACCTGTCCGGCCGGTAAAATACTCTCCTTTAAAACCGTTGACACCAATGCGGAGGGAGGATTACTAAAAATCTACCGGGCTACCTACCAGGACTGCAAACAGTGTCCTTTGAAATCCTCTTGTGTTCCTAAAAGCCCATGCCGACAAATTACCCGCACCGCTTACGACCCAGAGTATCGGCGGGCACAGGCAAGGCAGCAAAGCAGAAAGGGAAGCGGATGAAGCGGCTTCGGCAAAGCACCGTGGAGCCCGTCTTCGGCAGCTTAATTCATTATTATGGGCTACGGCAAATAGGGGTGCGAGGCAAAGCCGGGCGCACAAGGTGATGTTACTGGCCGCTACTGCCTTCAACCTGAAAAAATATATGAAGTTCAAGCCAGTGAAAGTAGTAAGCCAAGCCCTTGCACTGGTTAAAGAGCAGCAAAATGTCTTTGCTAGCTATTTTATCGCTTTTACTACCCTCTTTACAACCAGGAAAGTACTCCCGGGTGCAATAAGTTCAGACCGTGAAATCAGTCAGGCTTAAAACAAAGTTGTGCAACAGCCACCGTCCTTTTACGAGACAAAGTTTGTCATGACTCATCCTGAAAAACGTCGACCTATGACCAAGATAGTCTGGACATACCCAAATAAATTCTATAAACTTAATTATACTGGTAATTGGAATTTGGACAGTTATCTGGGTACCTTTACCGCCGGCGGAGTGTTTATGGCAAAGGTACCATTCAATAGTTTTATCCGATCCTGAATAGTACGAAGCCCAATACCACTCTTTTTACCAGGTTCTGGGTTTATTCCTTTGCCATTATCGCGTACTTTCAGGATTAATTCGCCCTCTTCCTGCATTAGCAGAATATCAACACTAGTCGCCTCGGCGTGTTTGGTTACGTTGGTTAGCAATTCCTGGCAGATGCGGTACATAGCCAGTTCCAGGTAAGATTCCAGCGGGTATTCCATTTCCTCCGCATCGCAATTTACCTCGATTGAACTCTGTCTGTATTGTTTGCATAAATCCTCTACCGCTCTGGTCAAGCCGAAATCCTTTAGTACAATTGGCACTAACTCGTGCGATACCCTCCTGGTTTCCTGAATAGCTTCATCCAGTAGTTTTTGGTAATTTTTATTATATCGGATGACACGTGCGGAGCCACCTGGTCCAGATTCAGTTTCGTGGCGTACAACAGCTGACCTACCCCGTTGTGTAAAGATTCGGAAATCCGGCTACGCTCTTCTTCCTGAGCAGCCAGAATACCCAGCAACAAGGCTTTTTGCTGATTCAGCCGCATCTGCAGGTTTTCTTCTTCCAGGCGTTTTACTTCCGAAATATCCAGATCAATGCCTAATACTTTAAGGGGTTCTCCTTGTTCGTTGCGCAGCACCACGGCTTTAATCCGGAAGGTAAGTACCTGGCCGCTTACCCGCAGGCGCAGCGTTTCCTCTAAGGGTTCATGTTTTTCCCGCAAATGATTTACCACCCGCTGCGCAATAGGTTGATCTTCTTCTATTACGTATTCCAGGTAGGTTTCCGGGTTTACCGGGCTGCCTACTGGCAGATTAAACAAGCGGTACATGCCTTCACTCCAGCCAAAGGTGCCGGCCGCAACATCGTACTCCCAACTACCTATGCGCGCTACTTCTTCGGATTGCTGCAACAGCATTAAGCTTTGTAATCGTACCGCTTCGGCTTTCTTAAAGGGAGTAATATCCTTCGTAGTAAGGATGACCCCATTGTGATGCTTTACTAAGGTAAGATAAAACCAGTTATCCGGAAACGGCTCATAAGAATAGTATTGCTCCTGCTCATAAGCCACGCCGCTTTCCACCACTTGTACCATCCGGTCAAAAACACCGGATAAAACAATCCCGGGGCTTTGCTGGCGCACACTTTTGCCCACTACCTCGCCTAATTGCTCTATGGCCTGGCGATTGTTCATTCGCCAGGTAAAGTCTATGATGGTGCCGGTGACATCCCGAACAGCATCAAAGACCTGAATGACATCCAGCGAACTGTCCATGACGGATTGCAGGAATTGCCGGCCCTGAATTATCTCCAGCTCCGCTTTTCGTATCTGGGTAATATCCCGGGCAATAGCCAATACTGTTTCCACTTTACCAGCAGCATTTTTTCCGGCGAAATACGCGAATAAAAGTACCCCTCGCCGTCTGGGGTGGGTAAAGGATTAAAGTGTTCTACTGGTTTGCCGTCTTCAAATGCCTTCTGCAAGCTATCCATGTAAGGCAGGGCTATTTCCTCGGGCAGCCCCATGTCGCTAGGAGTTTTACCCAGTAAGTGCTCTATACTAAGGCCGGTTTTGCTCTCGTATTCGGGTTGGCAAATACCAGCTTGGAATCTTTATCCCATCGGTTATCACATCCGGGTATTTTCAACTAAAGTAAAATATTGGTCCCGGCTGGTTTTTAACTCTGCCGTGCGCTGCTGCACCTCGTCTTCCAGTTGGGTCCGGTACTTTTCTTCCGCCATGCGCAAGGCCTCTTCCACTTGCTTCTGCTCCGTCAGGTCCCGCATAATCTTTACGAAGCCAATGGTGTTATCCTGTTCATCCCGCAACGGCCGGGTAATACCCGAAGCCCAGAACCGGGAACCATCTTGGCGCCGGTGCCAGCGCTCATCCTCCGCCCGTCCTTCTTTCTCCGCCGTCTGTGTTTCCCATTCCGGCGCTTTGTTTTCGCGGTCTTCCGGTACAAAAATAAGGTCGCCTGATTTTCCTATAATCTCCGCTTCGGTATAACCCAGCAGTATTTGGGCCCCACTACTCCAACTAACTACCCGTCTCTGCGTATCGAGAGAAAGGATAGCGTAGTCCTTCGCACTCTCTATTATCAACCGTAAGCGTTGTTCCGACTGCAACAACGCTTTCTCGGCCTGTTTGCGGAGGGTTACATCAAAAAAGGTGATCACAATGCCGTTAATCCGGTCCTCAGTGGTACGGTAGGGTAATATCCGCATCATGAAAGCCCGTTGGTCCGTGGTGGTTACTTCCCGTTCCAGAAGGGTGAGCTTCTCCAGGACGGTTTCCACGTCCGCTAGTAAATGGTCATAATCCAGGCGGTGGGTAATATCCGAAATAGGTCGGCCGTAGTCCGAGGGGATTAAATTAAAAATTTGCCGCGCCGCTGGGGTGTATAACCTCGTGCAGAAAGCACGGTCCAGGAAAATGGTAGCGACTTCGGTCGAATTAATCAAATTTTGTAAATTGTTACTGGTAATAACGGTTTCCTCAATTTTTACCTTGAGTTCCTGGTTTACCGTGCGCAGCTCTTCGTTAATCGATTGCAATTCTTCCTTACTGGTTTCCAGCTCTTCCGCGGCCGAGCGCAACTCTTCGTTTATGGCCTGCAATTCCTCGTTCGAGGCTTTTAACTCCTCGGCCTGGTATTCGTACTGTTCCGCTGAAAGTCTTAACTGAGCTTTTATCTGGATCAGCTCTTCTTCCAGTTGCCGGGCGATGGGCTCCTCGACAGTTGTAATTACTTTTTCATTGCTTGTTTCCTGCTCCGGTTCATTTGATTCAAAAATTACCAGGACGAACCCTTTCGCCGGATCGCCTTCTTTGGTAACCGGTTTTACCTGAATGTTTACCGACTGGCGTTCCCCATGCTGACCCCAGACTATATTGCGAACTTCCAGGACGGTTTGGCGTTGTATGGCTTGGTAAAGGATCGAGCGAAGTTCCATGCGTAACTCGGGCCGGATTAGCTGGAGCAGGTTCTTAGTGGGCTCGCCGCCGGATAATTCCAGAAACCGGCCTACTTTCTCGGACATATGCAGGATCTCGTAATCTTCATTTACCACCAACGAGGGCGGTGCGTATTGCTCGAGCAGTTTCTGATGCAACTCCCCGAAAGAAATGCGGCCGGTTGGAGAGCTTTCCGGCTCCTTCGCCTTGCGGATCATTAATGGCGGGGGTATTAAGTTAGGAACCGATTCGGGCACGGGGTATTTGCGCAAGGCCACTTGCCGGGACCGGAAGATCCGATTCTCCCGGCTTACCGTAGCGTACAGATCGCTGGCGCCATCCACGGATTCGGCCGAACCCAGGAACAGGTAACCACCCGGTTTTAAAGCAAAATGAAACGTTTCCATGACCCGTTCCTGGGCCGTGCTATTCAAGTAAATCAGTACGTTGCGGCAGGTTACCAAGTCCAGGCGCGAAAAAGACGGATCTTTTAAAAAATTGTGCTGGGCAAAAAGAATCATTTCCCGGATCTCGCGGATGACGCGGTAGTGATCCCCTTCTTTGGTAAAAAAGCGCTTCAGCCGTTCGGCGGAAACATCGGCAGCATCGTTGAGCGTGTAAATACCTTCACGAGCGGTGCCAATAGCGGCCGCATCTAGGTCCGTGGCAAATATTTGTACTTTCGGCGCATCTACTACATCTAGGGTTCTTTCCGCCACCAGCATGGCCAACGAATAAGCTTCTTCCCCCGTGGCACAACCGGCTACCCATATTCTTATCTCGTCTTCCGATCTTTTATCTTGAAAGATGACCGGTAAAATATCTTGTTCCAGGGCGGCAAAAGGCTTTTTATCCCGGAAGAAATTAGTAACTGAAATTAAAAGGTCTTTTAGTAAAGCCTGGCTTTCCTCGATATTCTGCTGCAAAAAAGCGGCGTAACTCGGCAGGTCGGGCAGGTCTCGCACGTTAATGCGGCGTTCAATCCGGCGCAGCAAGGTTGCCCGCTTGTAATTAGAAAAGTCATGACCGGTGCGCAAGCGCAATTGGGCAAATATTTCGCGCAAAGCCTGTTGGTGTTGCTCCGGCCGCTGCTCCGCGACTAGGGCAATTTCCACGGTGCCCAGACTATCCCGGTAGGCCACGATGCGAGCCGGGATTTCGGCCACCGGCAGCACGTCATCAATCAGCTCAGTAGCAATGGCGTTGCGGGGCATTTCGTTAAATTCGGCCTCGCGGGGGTTTTGTACATAAGCCGCCCCGCCCCTTTCTTTTACCCGTTTTAAGCCCATGGAGCCGTTGGCTCCGGTGCCGGATAAAATAACACTCACCGCTCGGGGGCCGTGCGAATCAGCCAGGTTCCGGAAAAATATATCCACCGGCGCCCGCCTTTCTTCCAGGTGCAGGTTAACCGATGGCGCAATGAAGCCCTCTTCTATAATCAGGTGCTGATTGGGAGGCACCACGTAAATGTGATCCGGCTTAATTTCTACTTTTTCCCGAACCTGTGCCACCGGGATGGTGGTTACCGCCTGAAGTACCTCCGCCAGTTGGCTATCATGATCGGGGGAAAGGTGCAGAATAACCACATACGCCATCCGGGAATCTTCGGGCACGTGCGCAAAGAACTCTCGTAACGCTTGAACACCGCCCGCCGAAGCGCCTAAACCCACAATTAGAAAGTCGTGCGGCTTTTCGGTGAGAAAATCATAAAATTTATTTGATCCCATGATACCCTTTTTTTACTCCCACCCGGAAGGGAGGACTTAATCTTTTAAAATTAAATCTCTTGTTCTCTCAATATTATTCGCCACTCGTTTCTGCCGCTGCTTGTTGGCGGATACTATTGGTGGTTAATTGCTCGTGGTTAAAAACCGATTGCCGGACAATTTCGGCCCGGCTTTCGGCTTCTTTGGCTTTTTTAAAATACATGGCGGCCAGTTTTGGTTGGTTTTTTTCCGCATAGTGGTCGCCCAGGTTGTTGAGCAAAATGATACTTTCCTCTACTCCCCGGATAGCACTCCATAAAGTGTCTTCAATTTTTTCGGTAATAGTGGTTAAAAGGCTATCGGCCGAATACGCGTGCCCGGTGTGGCACCGATAGCGGGCTATATCCCCATCTTTAATGGTAAATAGTACTCCATGACATTCCGGACAGGCATAAGGCGAGGGCTGGCCTACATCCAAAATACCCTTTTCCAGGGCATGGTCCTGAGAGGCGATGCGCACTTCCATCGCCGTCTTTTTTTGCTCTTCCATCCTAATTTCTTTATCTCCTTCGGTTGTTTGGGCGATTAGTTTCACCAGCAGGGCAGCCATTTCGGCAATGGGCAAACAATAATCTACTTCCACAGCCGCTAAAGCATGTTTGGGCATAGAGGACACTTGTGCCTCGGCCGGTTCCTGCACGATAGCAATACCACCCCGGCTTTTTATCGTCCATAACCCAGCCGTACCATCATCTAAGGCGCCGGACAGAATAATACCAATCACCCGAGACCCGTAGATATAGGCGGCTGAACGAAATAAAGGGTCTACCGCCGGCCGAAAACGGTTTTCTTTCGGCCCTCGCGTTATCCGGACCACGCCCTTCTCCAGCAGCAGGTGCCGGTCGGGGGCGCTACATAAATCCGGTTATTAGCGATAGGTTCGTTATCAATGGCGTTGGTGGCCAAC from Adhaeribacter arboris harbors:
- a CDS encoding helix-turn-helix domain-containing protein → MLLVKFEEENYPAEELDPIEYLKTRMEVLGLAQNDLVPYFGNKGNVSKVLNRKRPLSLQNIRALKKGLGLSADVLISGSDYAMSA
- a CDS encoding PAS domain-containing protein: METVLAIARDITQIRKAELEIIQGRQFLQSVMDSSLDVIQVFDAVRDVTGTIIDFTWRMNNRQAIEQLGEVVGKSVRQQSPGIVLSGVFDRMVQVVESGVAYEQEQYYSYEPFPDNWFYLTLVKHHNGVILTTKDITPFKKAEAVRLQSLMLLQQSEEVARIGSWEYDVAAGTFGWSEGMYRLFNLPVGSPVNPETYLEYVIEEDQPIAQRVVNHLREKHEPLEETLRLRVSGQVLTFRIKAVVLRNEQGEPLKVLGIDLDISEVKRLEEENLQMRLNQQKALLLGILAAQEEERSRISESLHNGVGQLLYATKLNLDQVAPHVSSDIIKITKNYWMKLFRKPGGYRTS
- a CDS encoding transposase, which produces MVPGEYVSDRQLIEHCSLRLDLLYFLDYHLDEPLPWHSPVSRARQLYPEALFESLFDKVFACVSRKAW
- a CDS encoding sensor histidine kinase: MEYPLESYLELAMYRICQELLTNVTKHAEATSVDILLMQEEGELILKVRDNGKGINPEPGKKSGIGLRTIQDRIKLLNGTFAINTPPAVKVPR
- a CDS encoding CheR family methyltransferase, whose protein sequence is MGSNKFYDFLTEKPHDFLIVGLGASAGGVQALREFFAHVPEDSRMAYVVILHLSPDHDSQLAEVLQAVTTIPVAQVREKVEIKPDHIYVVPPNQHLIIEEGFIAPSVNLHLEERRAPVDIFFRNLADSHGPRAVSVILSGTGANGSMGLKRVKERGGAAYVQNPREAEFNEMPRNAIATELIDDVLPVAEIPARIVAYRDSLGTVEIALVAEQRPEQHQQALREIFAQLRLRTGHDFSNYKRATLLRRIERRINVRDLPDLPSYAAFLQQNIEESQALLKDLLISVTNFFRDKKPFAALEQDILPVIFQDKRSEDEIRIWVAGCATGEEAYSLAMLVAERTLDVVDAPKVQIFATDLDAAAIGTAREGIYTLNDAADVSAERLKRFFTKEGDHYRVIREIREMILFAQHNFLKDPSFSRLDLVTCRNVLIYLNSTAQERVMETFHFALKPGGYLFLGSAESVDGASDLYATVSRENRIFRSRQVALRKYPVPESVPNLIPPPLMIRKAKEPESSPTGRISFGELHQKLLEQYAPPSLVVNEDYEILHMSEKVGRFLELSGGEPTKNLLQLIRPELRMELRSILYQAIQRQTVLEVRNIVWGQHGERQSVNIQVKPVTKEGDPAKGFVLVIFESNEPEQETSNEKVITTVEEPIARQLEEELIQIKAQLRLSAEQYEYQAEELKASNEELQAINEELRSAAEELETSKEELQSINEELRTVNQELKVKIEETVITSNNLQNLINSTEVATIFLDRAFCTRLYTPAARQIFNLIPSDYGRPISDITHRLDYDHLLADVETVLEKLTLLEREVTTTDQRAFMMRILPYRTTEDRINGIVITFFDVTLRKQAEKALLQSEQRLRLIIESAKDYAILSLDTQRRVVSWSSGAQILLGYTEAEIIGKSGDLIFVPEDRENKAPEWETQTAEKEGRAEDERWHRRQDGSRFWASGITRPLRDEQDNTIGFVKIMRDLTEQKQVEEALRMAEEKYRTQLEDEVQQRTAELKTSRDQYFTLVENTRM
- a CDS encoding recombinase family protein; translated protein: MAAIEQARKIKATLVIAKLDRLSRNASFIFTLKDSGVDFVCADMPDANTLTIGIFAVLAQHERELISSRTKAALQAKIAQGAKLGKPENLTYQDRVAGARALKEKASTNHNNKRAAAMIELYRSKGLSWLAIAGKLNEAGFRASRGGSFRRSRCKEFINVYYHLAGQIAGWYINKESNEKPNCNYKCAFYWRYYFWPNTKAGTWSYAGKNGK
- a CDS encoding transposase, producing the protein MFGQYKPEIEGFPYNQQQDQFTCPAGKILSFKTVDTNAEGGLLKIYRATYQDCKQCPLKSSCVPKSPCRQITRTAYDPEYRRAQARQQSRKGSG